A single Danio aesculapii chromosome 19, fDanAes4.1, whole genome shotgun sequence DNA region contains:
- the msmp2 gene encoding prostate-associated microseminoprotein — MNTRPQDTTAEEDRGLKPERGDIFKDMQASDMSVFLAVFCTVSIFQLCHGVSSSGECYFNAKASCEHNGRVFDIGEAWINDECFQCVCFEPFGVGCCEHGKQPVDFPPWCEAVRKPDSCTVAVVMKANHKLPCLFGGKNRFRAGEGRPWKSENDPLF, encoded by the exons ATGAACACACGTCCACAAGACACAACCGCAGAAGAGGACAGAGGACTGAAACCGGAAAGGGGGGACATTTTCAAAG ACATGCAGGCAAGCGACATGAGCGTTTTCCTAGCTGTGTTTTGCACGGTCAGCATCTTCCAGCTCTGTCACGGAGTATCCAGCAGTGGAGAATGCTACTTCAATGCTAAAG CCAGCTGTGAACACAACGGCCGTGTCTTCGACATCGGGGAGGCCTGGATAAATGATGAATGtttccagtgtgtgtgtttcGAGCCGTTTGGAGTGGGCTGCTGTGAACA TGGAAAGCAGCCAGTCGATTTCCCTCCCTGGTGTGAAGCTGTTAGAAAACCAGATTCCTGCACGGTTGCTGTGGTGATGAAGGCCAACCATAAACTTCCTTGTCTGTTCGGGGGGAAAAACCGCTTTCGAGCGGGAGAAGGGCGGCCGTGGAAATCCGAGAACGACCCGCTGTTCTAG